In Buchananella sp. 14KM1171, the genomic stretch TCCACGCAGGCCCCGCTGGTGTTCCTGTGCCAGAACAACGGCTGGGCGATCTCGGTGCCGACGGCGGTGCAGGCGCGGGTGCCGATCGCTGCGCGCGCCCCGGGTTTCGGGATCCCCTCGGTGCGGGTGGACGGCAACGACCCGCTGGCCTCCTACGCCGTGGCCCGCGAGGCGCTGCGGCGGGGCCGCACGGGCGGGGGCCCGTCCTTCATTGAGGCGGTCACCTACCGGATGGGCGCGCACACCACCTCGGATGACCCCACCCGCTATCGCACGGCTCCGGAGGAGCAGGAGTGGGCCGCCAAGTGCCCGATCGCCCGGATGGCGACCTTCCTGCGCGCTCGCGGCGTTTTGGACGACGCTGCCGTGGACGCCATTGACGAGGAGGGCAAGGACCTGGCCGCCGCCGCCCGCGCGGCGATCCACGTGATCGACCCGGGCCCGGCGCACCAGCCTTTCCGCAACGTCACGGCGTTGCCGCACCCGCTGGTGGAGGCGGAGCGCGAGTGGTTTGAGAACTTCGAGGCCTCCTTCCTGGAGGAGAGCGGCAAGGAGGGGCACCGATGAGCGAGCTGAGGAAGCTCACGATGGTGGGCGCGATCAACGCGGCCCTGGCCGCGGCCCTGGAGAGCGACCCGAAGTCGCTGATCATGGGGGAGGACGTGGGCCAGCTGGGTGGCGTCTTCCGGGTCACCGACGGCCTGGCGGCGCGCTTCGGGACGGACCGGGTGGTGGATACTCCGCTGGCGGAGGCCGGCATCGTGGGCAGCGCGATCGGCCTGGCGCTGGGCGGCTACCGCCCGGTGGTGGAGATCCAGTTTGACGGCTTTGTTTTCCCGGCGTTCAACCAGATCACCACGCAGTTGGCGAAGCTGCACCAGCGCCTGGGTGGCGCGCAGCAGGTGCCGGTGACGATCCGCATCCCCTTCGGTGGCGGGATCGGCGCGGTGGAGCACCACAGCGAGTCGCCGGAGGTGTACTTCATGCACACCCCGGGCCTGCGGGTGGTGACTCCGGCCAGCGTGCAGGACGCCTTCACCATGACCTACTTGGCGATCGCCTCCCCGGACCCGGTGATCGTGTTCGAGCCGAAGGCCCGCTACTGGGACAAGGCGGAGATTGACGTGAGCCTGCCGGATACGAGCGAGGCTGGCCTGCTGGAGTTGCACAAGGCGCGCGTGGTGCGCCCTGGCACTGACGTGACGGTGGTGGCCTATGGCCCGACGGTCCGCACGGCGTTGTCTGCCGCCCAGGTGTTGGCGGAGGAGGGCAAGGAGGTGGAGGTGATCGACCTGCGTTCGCTCTCTCCGCTGGACTTGCCGACGGTGGTGGCCTCTGCCCGCAAGACGGGCCGCGTGGTGGTGGTTCACGAGGCCTCCACGTTCTGCGGCCCGGGCGCTGAGATCGCGGCGGCGGTGAGTGAGGCGGCTTTCGAGTACTTGTACGCCCCGGTGGCGCGCGTGGGTGGTTTCCACACGCCCTACCCCCCGGCCATGTTGGAGCAGCGGTGGCTGCCGAACCTGGACCGCGTTTTGGAAGCGATCGACCGGACCCTAGCGAGGTAATCATGCAGATCTTCAAGTTGCCGGACGTTGGCGAGGGCCTGCAGGAGGCAGACCTGGTGACCTGGCTGGTCTCCGAGGGGGACCTGATCGAGATCGACCAGCCGCTGTGCGAGATCGAGACGGCCAAGTCGCTGGTGGAGCTGCCGAGCCCGTACGCCGGCCGCGTGGCCGCCCTGTTGGCGGCGCCCGGCGAGACGATCCTGGTTGGCACCGAGATCGTGCGCATCGAGTCCGGCGCCGCCGCCAGCTCGCCCCCCGTTTCTCCCGCCGTTTTGGCCGACGACGCCTCCCCGGCCTCCCCCTGCGAGCGGCCGGCTACCGAGGCGGCCGCTGCGGGGGCGGGCCTGCCCGCTTGCGATAGCGCGCAGCTGTCTGCGGCCAAGGCGGCCGCCGCGCAGGGCGGCGAGATCCGGGAGCAGGGCGGCGGGGCGTCGTCCAGTCAGGCGCCCCAGCAGGGCTCGGGTTGCGTCCTGGTGGGCTACGGCACGTCGGCCACGCAGGCGCGGCGCCGGGCCCGCCGGCCGGTGTCGGGCGAGCGGGTGGCGGCCGGGCCGGGCGTGGACGTCACGGAGGAGTTGCCCTCGCGGCCCCTGGCGGCCCCGCCGGTGCGGCGCCTGGCGCGAGACCTGGGGATCGACCTGGCGGAGGTGCCGGCCTCCTCTGCGGACGGCGTGGTGCGCCGCGCAGACGTGCTGGCCTACGCCAGCGAGCACGACTTCAAGCAGGCCGCCCTGGCCAGCGCCGCCGCCGCGTCGAGCCCGGCAGCGGGGGAGCTGAGCGAGCTGGCGCAGCGCGACGCTATCTACGGGGCGGCCGCGATCGGCGCGCCCGGTAGCGCGGCCACCCCGGGCCTGTCGCTGGCCCACGACGTGAAGGTGGATGGCGGCCTGGACGCCTCCTGGCTCACCGGCGGCGTCACCGCCCCGGACGGGCGCTCCACGCGAGTGCCGGCCTCCTCGGTGCGCCGCGCCACCGCCGCGGCGATGGTGGAGAGCGCGTTCACGGCCCCGCACGTGACGGTCATGCACACGGTGGACGTCACGCGCACGATGGAGCTGGTGGCCAAGCTGAAGCAGGACCGCGAGTTCGCCGGCATCAAGGTCACCCCGCTGCTGGTGGTGATGAAGGCGCTGCTGATCGCCATCCGCCGCCACCCGGAGATCAACGCGACCTGGGATGACCAGTCGCGCGAGATCGTCTACCACCACCACGTGGGCCTGGGCATCGCGGCCTCCACCCCGCGCGGCCTGATCGTGCCCAACATCAAGGACGCCGAGCGCAAGAGCCTGGCCCAGCTGGGCCGCGAGCTCATGGCGCTCACCGCGGCGGCGCGCGAGGGCAAGACCCCGTTGGCCGACCTGCGCGGCGGCACGGTCACCGTGACCAACTTCGGCGTCTTTGGCATCGACACGGGCACGCCCATCCTGAACCCGGGCGAGGCCGCGATCCTGGGCTTGGGGGCCATCACTCAGCGCCCCTGGGTGGTGGACGGCGAGCTGGCCGTGCGCTGGGTGACCCAGCTGGCCCTCTCCTTCGACCACCGCCTGGTGGACGGCGAGCTGGGCTCGCGGGTGCTGGCCGACGTCGCGCGCGTCATGGAGGACCCGGCCCGGGCCCTGGTCTGGGGCTAGGCCCAAGCCGGGGCGCCGGCGCGCTCGCGGCCGGCAGTCGGTATCCCGATCCGGTCCAAGGCTGGGGGGCGGGCCGCCGAGACGGCGGCCCGCCCCGCGTAGCCAGGCGGCCCGCGCAGCCTTGAGCGCCGCCCGCGCCGCGCCCCACCTGGCTACGCTGGGAGACATGTCCAAACGGTCAGGTCACCACGAAAACCAGCCCGGGCGGGGAAGGGGCGCCGGGAGGGCAGCGTCGTCCAGCCAAGGCCCGCTGCGGGAGGCGGGCCGCCGCCTGCGCGGGTGGGGCAAGGGGGCGTGGCGCGGCTACGAGCGCCTCTACGCCCGCCTGTGCGCCGCCCAGAAGCGGGTGCGCGCGGGGCGGGTGGCACGGCACCTGACTCCGTCCTCGACCACCGGCATGGTGCTGGCCGCGCTGGGCTTCCTGGCCTCCTTCACGCCCTCGCTCATGCCGCGCGCGTGGGACAGCCAGGGCCTGGTCACCGGCATCGCGGTGGTGCTGCTCTACGGCGTGGGTAAGGTGATCGGCCTGGTGGCCGGCAGGATCGCGGCGCTGGTCAGGCTGCGGGTGAGCGTCGCGCCCTGGGTGGGCAAGGTGGGCTGGCCGCTGCTCGCGGCGGGCGCGGTGGTGTTCGCCGCCGGTTCCCTGCTCAGCTCCTACAGCGCCGGCCTGGTGACCGCCCAGTTGGTGGAGATGCCGCCGTGGAGCCCGGGGCAGTTCGCGGGCGCGATCATTTTTGCCGCCGCCATCGCCTACGCGGTGGGCGTGGTGCTGCACTTCGCGGGCGAGTGCTGGAAGTGGCTGCGCCGGGAGATCGGGCGTCGGATCAAGTTCCCCGTCCTGGACTCGCTGGCCGCCGTCGCGGTGGTGCTGGCCCTGGTGTTCGTGTTCAACGGCGTGGTGCTGCGCGGCCTGATGGAGCGCGGCTACGAGCTCTTCCGGGCCGCCGATGCCGGCACCGACCCCGGCTTCACCGCCCCCTTCTCCCCGCTGCGTTCCGGCTCGCCAGCGTCCCTAGAAAGCTGGGAGTCCCTGGGGCGAAAGGGACGCGTATTCGTGGCGATGGGCCCGGACGGTGACCAGATAGCCGCCGTGACCGGCAGGCCCGCCCAGGACCCCATCCGGGTTTACGCCGCCGCCTCGCGTGAGCGGTCGATCGAGCAGGCCGTGCAGGGGGTGCTGGCAAAGCTGGACCGCACCGGTGCCTGGGAGCGCGGCTCCATCCTGCTGCTCAACCCGGCCGGCTCCGGCTGGGTGGACGAGTACGCGGTGGGCGCCGTGGAATACCTGACCGGGGGAGACGTTGCCTCCGCCGCCGTCCAATACTCCGTGCTGCCCAGCTTCGCCGCCGTGCTGCTGGACCGCTCCGCCCCGGTGGAGGCGGCCCGCGCCCTGCTCGATGCCGTGAGCGGGCGCCTGGAGGCGATGCCCCCCGAGCGGCGGCCCCGCCTGTTGCTGACCGGCTCTTCCCTGGGGGCCTACGGCGCCCTGGGGGCCTTTGCCGACATGCAGGACATGCTGGAGCGGGTGGACGTGGCGGTGTGGACCG encodes the following:
- a CDS encoding alpha-ketoacid dehydrogenase subunit beta, giving the protein MSELRKLTMVGAINAALAAALESDPKSLIMGEDVGQLGGVFRVTDGLAARFGTDRVVDTPLAEAGIVGSAIGLALGGYRPVVEIQFDGFVFPAFNQITTQLAKLHQRLGGAQQVPVTIRIPFGGGIGAVEHHSESPEVYFMHTPGLRVVTPASVQDAFTMTYLAIASPDPVIVFEPKARYWDKAEIDVSLPDTSEAGLLELHKARVVRPGTDVTVVAYGPTVRTALSAAQVLAEEGKEVEVIDLRSLSPLDLPTVVASARKTGRVVVVHEASTFCGPGAEIAAAVSEAAFEYLYAPVARVGGFHTPYPPAMLEQRWLPNLDRVLEAIDRTLAR
- a CDS encoding alpha/beta-hydrolase family protein, which produces MSKRSGHHENQPGRGRGAGRAASSSQGPLREAGRRLRGWGKGAWRGYERLYARLCAAQKRVRAGRVARHLTPSSTTGMVLAALGFLASFTPSLMPRAWDSQGLVTGIAVVLLYGVGKVIGLVAGRIAALVRLRVSVAPWVGKVGWPLLAAGAVVFAAGSLLSSYSAGLVTAQLVEMPPWSPGQFAGAIIFAAAIAYAVGVVLHFAGECWKWLRREIGRRIKFPVLDSLAAVAVVLALVFVFNGVVLRGLMERGYELFRAADAGTDPGFTAPFSPLRSGSPASLESWESLGRKGRVFVAMGPDGDQIAAVTGRPAQDPIRVYAAASRERSIEQAVQGVLAKLDRTGAWERGSILLLNPAGSGWVDEYAVGAVEYLTGGDVASAAVQYSVLPSFAAVLLDRSAPVEAARALLDAVSGRLEAMPPERRPRLLLTGSSLGAYGALGAFADMQDMLERVDVAVWTGVPGFTPLHREITAVRHPGSPQIVPVVGNGEHVRFMTGEANLDADLYGRPYGVWQLPRVAFLQHSSDAVVFWDPRLAVEEPDWLREHAGPDVNPQMGWHWLVTFWQVSVDMVLSGSSPAGHGHFYRHKQVRVWQEVLAPSRAVEPWGSRHSPAVLDAIEAALSQEIQARAGY
- a CDS encoding dihydrolipoamide acetyltransferase family protein; the protein is MQIFKLPDVGEGLQEADLVTWLVSEGDLIEIDQPLCEIETAKSLVELPSPYAGRVAALLAAPGETILVGTEIVRIESGAAASSPPVSPAVLADDASPASPCERPATEAAAAGAGLPACDSAQLSAAKAAAAQGGEIREQGGGASSSQAPQQGSGCVLVGYGTSATQARRRARRPVSGERVAAGPGVDVTEELPSRPLAAPPVRRLARDLGIDLAEVPASSADGVVRRADVLAYASEHDFKQAALASAAAASSPAAGELSELAQRDAIYGAAAIGAPGSAATPGLSLAHDVKVDGGLDASWLTGGVTAPDGRSTRVPASSVRRATAAAMVESAFTAPHVTVMHTVDVTRTMELVAKLKQDREFAGIKVTPLLVVMKALLIAIRRHPEINATWDDQSREIVYHHHVGLGIAASTPRGLIVPNIKDAERKSLAQLGRELMALTAAAREGKTPLADLRGGTVTVTNFGVFGIDTGTPILNPGEAAILGLGAITQRPWVVDGELAVRWVTQLALSFDHRLVDGELGSRVLADVARVMEDPARALVWG
- a CDS encoding thiamine pyrophosphate-dependent enzyme; protein product: MVNVPTTVRLLDQHGRLSTHETYSPFLEDLTDERLLHMYRAMVRARHFDTAATNLQRHGEMALWVPLRGQEGVQAGVAQALQAEDVLIPSYRDHLLLLERGITPAQVLTLFRGAGHGGWDPTESNTHLPVLVIGAQAQHAAGRAWALARDAAPEPPGRAALVCFGDGATSQGDVNEAMVFAASTQAPLVFLCQNNGWAISVPTAVQARVPIAARAPGFGIPSVRVDGNDPLASYAVAREALRRGRTGGGPSFIEAVTYRMGAHTTSDDPTRYRTAPEEQEWAAKCPIARMATFLRARGVLDDAAVDAIDEEGKDLAAAARAAIHVIDPGPAHQPFRNVTALPHPLVEAEREWFENFEASFLEESGKEGHR